The nucleotide window GGCCAGGGTCCCGAGCGAGACGATGCCCAGGCTCGGCTCGTCCTCCTCGTAGCGGCCGTCGTGCCGTGCCGGGGACGGCGAGCGCTGATGCGACGCGGACGGGGCCGGCTGGTCATAGGCCTCGTCCTCCAAAGTCGCCCCCGCGCGGCAGGCGCCGGTGAGGCAGAGGATCGCGATCGCCGCGAAGGCGAAACCGACGAGGGCCGCGGCCGGCGACGCGATGGCGCCGACGATGAGCCGAGCGGTATGGATCAGGGCATCGCCGGCGACGCCGCCGAGCCCCGTGGGCAAGGGCCAGCGTGCGGTGGGCGGAAGTGCGCTCGCCACCGCGCTCGCGGCGAAGAAGCCGATGATCCAGAGGGTGAGCCGCAGGCCGCCGCGGGGCAGCTCGCGCGACCGCATGAGCTGAACGCCCCAGAAGGCCGGCGGCAGCGCGAAGGCGAGTGACCCCAGCCCGAGGAGCTGCATCGCGAGATCGGACACCACGGCACCGCCGGTGCCGAGCACGTTGTGTGCGGCGTGGTCGGTGGCGTGGTTGATGCTCGGATCGTCGATGGACCAGGTCGCCAGGGCGACCGTGAGCGCGGTCGCGCTGGCGAACAGGATGAGACCGCCCAGCTCCGTCATCCGCTTCGCCATGAATGGCCGGAAGCTGTCGACGAAGGTGTCGTAAGGCGATGCGGAACGGCGGAGCGAGCGCATACGGGACCAGACGCAGGGAGAAACGATCCGGTAACGCTAAGTCGACCGAGTTAACGTCCGTTTAAGGCTTAGAGATCGTTAGCGCCGCCCACAGACATGTTCGCGTCTTGGCAGTCAGGACCATGGTGGAGCGGATTTCCTCTTCGGCTCTCCGCAGCCCGATTCGGAGCGCCAACGAAGAAAGGCCCCGGATCGCTCCGGGGCCTTCGTCGTCCATCGCCGAGCTTCTCGCTTAGCGGAAGAGGTTCATGAGACCGCCCGGCTCGGCGTAGATGCCGGGAGCCGCAGTGGAGGTCTGGAAGGTGATCGAGCCGATGACGGCATCGCCGCACCACCGCGAGGTTCCGCCGTTGACGAAGCCGCGGAAGTCGCCGGTGAGGGCGAAGCATTCCTGCTTGCTCAGGTCGGTGTTGTGGTAGCGGACGTCGAGGACGATGTTCTTGTAGGTGTAGGACAGGCCGACGTTCCCGTAGAGGTAGCTCGGGAGGTTGAAGGCGGTCTGGAGAGTGGCCGAGGTCTTGGCGGCCCCGAGGAAGTAGTAGCCGAGCTCCGACGAGATCGAGAAGCCGCCGGAATACGCCTCGGGCAGGAACGAGAACCACGTCGCCGGCAGGGTGTAGGCGGCGGTGCCGGAGGTGTAGGTGCCGTTGGCGTGCTGGCCGAGATAGTTCGGCGAGTAGAACACGTTGAGGCCGAGGGTCAGCGAATCGGTCGCGGTCCAGGTGCCCTTGGCGGCGTA belongs to Methylobacterium sp. 77 and includes:
- a CDS encoding TorF family putative porin; the encoded protein is MTLKLTALGTAASLAAFLSVGTVNAADMPAPKVMPVEAKAPDPLIGFSFGSRYQTDYNFRGVSQSNRDGSYQSFFEAQYFGGFAYTGFATYQTRLPTKPDMEFDLTAGIRPTYDKFALDLGVIYYFYPNEQRLFGPNGFGRFNVPLTTANTDFLEYAAKGTWTATDSLTLGLNVFYSPNYLGQHANGTYTSGTAAYTLPATWFSFLPEAYSGGFSISSELGYYFLGAAKTSATLQTAFNLPSYLYGNVGLSYTYKNIVLDVRYHNTDLSKQECFALTGDFRGFVNGGTSRWCGDAVIGSITFQTSTAAPGIYAEPGGLMNLFR